One Fibrobacter sp. UWB16 DNA window includes the following coding sequences:
- a CDS encoding DEAD/DEAH box helicase — translation MKFEELPLANPLQRAVRAVGYETPTPIQERSIPSLLEGKDLLGIAQTGTGKTAAFALPILQRLLDSGKFRSPKTCRALILLPTRELAIQVEDCFKDYAQFTAISTACIFGGVNDNPQKQKLIRGVDVLVATPGRLLDLIGQKAVSLKKLEFFVLDEADRMLDMGFIHDIRKVVAMLPQDRQNLFFSATMPEEISKLAATILRPNPVRVEVAPQSTPIERIRQELYRIDKRRKGALLKELLAEHPEMKKVLVFCRTKHGADKIVRVLEKAGIKCAAIHGNKSQNRRQEALGNFKCEQIRVLVATDIAARGIDVDDVSHVFNYDLPNEHETFVHRIGRTARAGKEGVAISFCSPDEESDLRGIEKLTRVKIPEGDQSIYEKLPPPQKETAESMMRNSRGRMSREEAQACAAKTRNKQGSHKDNRGPRGRKDNRNENRENARNANDENLQRNNAPRNHEQDSRNESRNSAQNVNAQNAPADNTPNPQNGGRRHRRNRPGSRARRRMRESQSQQH, via the coding sequence ATGAAATTTGAAGAACTTCCTTTGGCAAATCCATTGCAGCGGGCTGTCCGCGCTGTTGGTTACGAAACCCCGACCCCGATTCAAGAACGTTCCATCCCGAGCCTTCTCGAAGGCAAGGATCTCTTGGGAATTGCTCAGACGGGAACCGGTAAGACGGCTGCTTTTGCTCTCCCGATTTTGCAGCGACTTTTGGATTCCGGGAAGTTCCGTTCTCCCAAAACTTGCCGTGCTTTGATTTTGTTGCCGACACGTGAGCTTGCCATCCAGGTGGAAGACTGCTTCAAGGATTATGCGCAGTTCACGGCGATTTCGACGGCGTGCATTTTTGGTGGCGTGAACGACAATCCGCAAAAGCAAAAGCTTATTCGTGGTGTCGATGTGCTTGTCGCTACCCCAGGACGTTTGTTGGATTTAATTGGTCAAAAGGCCGTGTCGCTCAAGAAGCTTGAATTCTTTGTGCTTGACGAAGCAGACCGCATGCTGGACATGGGCTTTATCCATGATATCCGCAAGGTCGTCGCGATGCTCCCGCAAGACCGACAGAATTTGTTCTTTAGTGCTACGATGCCGGAAGAAATTTCGAAACTTGCCGCGACGATTTTGCGCCCGAATCCGGTGCGTGTTGAAGTTGCGCCGCAGAGCACTCCGATTGAACGCATCCGTCAGGAACTTTACCGCATTGACAAGCGCCGCAAGGGGGCTCTCCTCAAGGAACTCTTGGCAGAACACCCTGAAATGAAAAAGGTGCTTGTCTTCTGTCGTACAAAGCATGGTGCCGATAAAATTGTGCGCGTTCTCGAAAAGGCCGGCATCAAGTGTGCCGCCATTCACGGGAACAAGAGCCAGAACCGTCGTCAAGAAGCTCTCGGAAATTTTAAGTGCGAACAAATTCGAGTACTTGTGGCTACAGACATTGCTGCACGTGGCATTGACGTGGACGATGTGAGCCATGTATTCAATTACGACTTGCCGAATGAACACGAAACGTTCGTGCATCGCATTGGCCGTACGGCCCGTGCAGGGAAGGAAGGCGTTGCTATTTCGTTCTGTTCTCCGGACGAAGAATCCGATTTGCGCGGGATTGAAAAGCTTACTCGTGTGAAAATCCCGGAAGGCGATCAGAGCATTTACGAGAAGCTCCCGCCTCCGCAAAAAGAAACTGCCGAAAGCATGATGCGCAATTCTCGCGGTCGCATGTCGCGCGAAGAAGCTCAGGCCTGCGCTGCGAAAACTCGCAATAAACAAGGTTCGCATAAGGATAATCGCGGTCCTCGCGGTCGCAAGGACAACCGCAATGAAAATCGCGAGAATGCCCGTAATGCAAATGATGAAAATCTTCAGCGTAACAATGCTCCGCGCAATCACGAACAGGACTCTCGCAATGAATCTCGCAATTCCGCCCAGAATGTGAACGCGCAGAACGCTCCTGCCGACAACACCCCGAATCCGCAGAACGGCGGTCGCCGTCATCGCCGTAACCGCCCGGGTTCCCGTGCTCGCCGCCGCATGCGCGAATCGCAATCCCAACAGCATTAA
- a CDS encoding GGDEF domain-containing protein has translation MMFLALTSCIADPISYSMKGVPGLVPKIAVYATSTWLFAANMLASFFWVRFLSFHLNGGIPRRSRIVLDSIVAVGITLLLINIFTPIVFSIDENNLYSRTDLYAFFLVVDYFFVVYSVVVYIKARSKGGILKFFPIWVYLAPILIGGVVQSLYYGISVIPTSIAVSIAGVLASLQNEMIYHDQLTGLFNRSYLNYLLDKLTDRTKLNITGIMIDLNGFKRINDELGHAVGDDALVITARILKSAVGNAGSVVRYAGDEFIILLNTQDDVAIENCLARIRHSFDKFNKETDKPYKLFISVGFHKFDMKNESADAFINAVDERMYEDKEAFYAAHAEMNRRKR, from the coding sequence ATGATGTTCCTTGCTCTCACGAGCTGCATAGCCGACCCGATTTCTTATTCGATGAAGGGCGTGCCCGGCCTTGTTCCAAAGATTGCCGTTTATGCGACGAGTACGTGGCTTTTTGCGGCGAATATGCTTGCAAGCTTTTTCTGGGTGCGATTCCTTTCGTTCCATTTGAATGGTGGAATCCCGCGCCGTTCTAGAATTGTGCTCGACTCAATTGTTGCCGTTGGCATTACTTTGCTCTTGATAAATATCTTTACGCCGATTGTATTTTCTATCGACGAGAACAACCTTTATTCGAGAACTGATCTGTACGCTTTCTTCTTAGTGGTAGATTACTTTTTTGTCGTTTATAGCGTTGTGGTTTATATCAAGGCGCGCTCAAAGGGCGGCATCCTCAAGTTTTTCCCGATTTGGGTTTATCTCGCGCCGATTCTCATCGGTGGTGTGGTGCAGTCGCTTTATTATGGAATTTCTGTGATTCCGACGAGTATCGCCGTCTCGATTGCGGGCGTGCTTGCGAGTCTCCAGAACGAAATGATTTACCATGACCAGCTGACAGGTCTTTTTAACCGTTCCTATTTGAATTATCTGTTGGACAAACTTACGGACCGGACGAAGTTGAACATTACGGGTATCATGATTGACTTGAATGGGTTCAAGCGTATCAACGATGAATTAGGCCATGCGGTGGGTGACGATGCATTGGTGATAACGGCCCGAATCCTGAAATCGGCGGTGGGTAACGCAGGTAGCGTAGTTCGCTATGCGGGCGATGAATTTATTATTTTGTTGAATACTCAAGATGACGTTGCAATAGAAAATTGCCTTGCTCGAATCCGCCACTCTTTTGATAAATTCAATAAAGAAACTGACAAACCCTACAAACTTTTTATTTCTGTTGGCTTCCACAAGTTCGACATGAAGAACGAAAGTGCGGATGCCTTTATTAACGCTGTTGATGAGCGCATGTACGAGGATAAAGAAGCGTTCTATGCCGCTCATGCCGAAATGAATCGCCGTAAGCGCTGA
- a CDS encoding methionine ABC transporter permease: MSPITELVLQSTWETVVMVFFSTLFAILLGFPLGIFLFVTSPRGIAPKIIPYQLISRIVNVLRSFPFVILMIVLFPLSRVVLGTAIGTEATIIPLSIAAAPFIARLTETALNEVDKGVIQAAVAMGASKRQVVRKVLIPEALPSIISGVTLTIITLIGYSAMAGAIGGGGLGDLAIRYGYQRFRTDVMIESVVIIIAMVEVIQFLGNKAATLVVKYPIGSFGRQKSPK; this comes from the coding sequence ATGAGTCCTATAACAGAACTGGTTTTGCAATCGACTTGGGAAACTGTCGTCATGGTTTTCTTTTCGACGTTGTTCGCGATTCTTCTCGGATTTCCTCTTGGAATTTTCTTATTTGTCACATCCCCGCGCGGTATCGCTCCCAAAATTATTCCGTATCAATTAATTAGCCGTATCGTGAATGTGCTACGTTCGTTCCCGTTCGTGATTTTGATGATTGTGCTGTTCCCGCTTTCCCGTGTGGTGTTGGGTACGGCGATTGGAACTGAGGCTACGATTATTCCGCTATCCATTGCGGCGGCTCCTTTTATTGCGCGCTTGACCGAAACGGCGTTGAACGAGGTGGACAAGGGCGTAATCCAGGCGGCTGTTGCCATGGGCGCATCCAAACGTCAGGTGGTGCGAAAAGTGTTGATTCCCGAAGCGCTTCCATCGATTATTTCTGGTGTTACTTTGACTATAATCACGCTGATTGGCTATTCGGCGATGGCGGGGGCAATCGGCGGGGGAGGTCTTGGTGATCTAGCCATCCGTTATGGCTACCAGCGTTTCCGTACTGACGTAATGATCGAATCGGTCGTTATCATCATTGCGATGGTGGAGGTTATCCAGTTCCTCGGCAACAAGGCGGCAACTTTGGTGGTGAAATACCCTATCGGGAGTTTTGGACGCCAGAAAAGTCCTAAATAA
- a CDS encoding TIGR02147 family protein, with protein sequence MREILEYTSYRQYIADYYADKKAKSAFTWQEFANEAGFSSRVYLKYVSEGRFNLSDSAAARVADAMRLFDYEREYFTEMVKFDHAKTDTEKKAAFSKMLAIADAHKAKILEGDAFRFFESWKNPVIRELAPSMPGAKPLALAHACRPEITAAEVSDVLNFLVKGGFLKKDDEGNYVQTEKSLTTGPMGVTPLAVRTMHRQMGELALEAIEGVAQDKRNFSGVTFGITKEGYDEIVQEIADCRKKVIAIARKNAATDEVYRLNMQLFPLTQKQELKK encoded by the coding sequence ATGAGAGAAATCCTGGAATATACGAGCTATCGCCAGTATATTGCAGATTACTATGCCGATAAAAAGGCGAAATCTGCGTTTACTTGGCAGGAGTTCGCGAACGAAGCAGGTTTTTCTTCGCGTGTTTATCTAAAATACGTGAGCGAAGGCCGCTTCAATTTGAGCGATTCGGCGGCCGCTCGCGTGGCAGATGCCATGCGCTTGTTCGATTACGAACGCGAATATTTCACCGAAATGGTCAAGTTTGACCACGCCAAGACGGACACAGAAAAGAAGGCCGCTTTCAGCAAAATGCTTGCAATTGCGGACGCCCACAAGGCTAAAATCTTGGAAGGCGATGCTTTCCGCTTTTTCGAAAGCTGGAAAAATCCGGTCATTCGTGAACTCGCTCCATCAATGCCTGGCGCAAAACCGCTTGCTCTAGCTCATGCCTGCCGCCCAGAAATTACCGCTGCCGAAGTCAGCGATGTGCTGAACTTCCTCGTCAAAGGCGGATTCCTGAAAAAAGATGACGAAGGCAATTACGTACAAACGGAAAAGTCCTTGACAACGGGCCCCATGGGGGTAACGCCTTTGGCTGTCCGCACGATGCACCGCCAAATGGGCGAACTCGCGCTTGAGGCGATTGAAGGTGTCGCTCAGGACAAGCGAAATTTCTCGGGTGTTACATTCGGTATCACTAAAGAAGGCTACGATGAAATCGTGCAAGAAATTGCCGATTGCCGTAAAAAAGTTATCGCCATTGCTCGGAAAAACGCCGCTACAGACGAAGTCTATCGCCTGAACATGCAGCTTTTCCCGCTGACGCAAAAACAAGAATTAAAAAAATAG
- a CDS encoding FISUMP domain-containing protein has translation MNFNKITLAALMALLFVACSDDNKSVSAMGGAEEEQGVYALAGMVGDIYPKLVKVTDSEKTSSDSLEYEGSIFAAKGTVVTVYELDSLTFDTTGRSFVDTVDNDDGRFEFKDLALNSPYVLIETRDSCYYENCGERGIFYGRRAGKAVDSTRGDKYPLTLSAIVDLRQVKKLNVSTLTSVKIPLLREFIAEGKSFDEANRMAERKILEDFGIYSDLGAFETMDQEGSELPFVNELARLDDWDLRIDFLFTDVMLYFASPKAFSIREPVVEQFYLNSMKMMQYKTNYMAKKDGLGRCDESRENTEGRVKAGAYEHKYASVVCRSGNWTIGFKTIEHTNGTMVDDRDGKSYKTVTYNWGDGSQTWMAENLNYADTTSLSADSALKANLRGSVSCYRSARDNENCDVYGLAYQWRAAMNVNYDDARTYTVDSLGDTTYVEKKCVDGFLNDWNYPYDSIRNACDTLYYPEEHMGSLPYFKYWTWNYADYATQINQSAYKGVCPDGWRMPTFNDWKALLKNMSKAYGFDGVGTIVLYDEAATGFGLKNNVAIKLYDSDRVRVGVNSGFYNNFLVADIPMYVFEVFEYFMKGESLGIEMGDLRYPLDVYEDYLEHPENRGRGPDLPFLWNDPYAPYMMGAVRCIKE, from the coding sequence ATGAATTTCAACAAAATTACTTTGGCTGCGCTGATGGCGCTCCTTTTTGTGGCTTGCTCCGATGATAACAAGTCTGTTAGCGCGATGGGTGGAGCCGAAGAAGAACAGGGCGTCTATGCCTTGGCTGGGATGGTTGGCGACATCTATCCGAAATTGGTGAAGGTTACGGATTCGGAAAAAACATCAAGCGATTCTTTAGAATATGAAGGATCTATATTTGCTGCTAAGGGAACGGTTGTCACTGTTTATGAATTGGATTCTTTGACTTTCGATACGACGGGTCGTTCTTTTGTTGATACTGTCGACAACGATGATGGTCGCTTTGAATTTAAAGATCTTGCTTTGAATAGTCCATATGTGTTGATTGAAACTCGTGACTCCTGTTATTATGAGAACTGCGGAGAGCGAGGAATTTTCTATGGACGTCGTGCAGGAAAGGCCGTTGATAGTACAAGAGGGGATAAGTATCCGCTCACGTTGAGTGCTATTGTAGATTTACGACAAGTGAAAAAATTAAACGTTAGCACATTGACAAGTGTGAAGATTCCGTTGTTACGTGAATTTATTGCAGAAGGAAAGTCTTTTGATGAAGCGAACCGGATGGCGGAACGCAAAATTCTTGAGGACTTCGGTATATATAGTGATCTTGGGGCTTTTGAAACTATGGATCAGGAGGGTTCCGAATTACCTTTTGTTAATGAATTGGCTCGTTTGGATGATTGGGATCTGCGTATTGATTTTCTCTTTACTGATGTAATGCTCTATTTTGCATCGCCAAAGGCTTTCTCTATTCGAGAACCTGTCGTGGAACAGTTTTATTTGAATTCCATGAAAATGATGCAATATAAGACGAATTATATGGCTAAAAAAGATGGCTTAGGAAGGTGCGATGAATCTCGTGAAAATACTGAAGGTAGGGTTAAGGCTGGGGCATATGAACATAAATATGCGTCTGTGGTGTGCCGCTCTGGTAATTGGACTATTGGTTTTAAAACGATTGAGCACACGAATGGAACTATGGTGGATGATCGTGACGGCAAAAGCTATAAGACCGTAACGTATAATTGGGGTGATGGCTCGCAAACCTGGATGGCGGAAAATCTCAATTACGCCGATACGACTTCGTTGAGTGCGGATAGTGCGTTGAAGGCTAATCTGCGAGGAAGTGTGTCGTGCTATCGCTCGGCGCGTGATAACGAAAACTGCGATGTTTACGGGCTTGCGTATCAGTGGCGTGCTGCGATGAATGTTAATTATGATGATGCTAGGACGTATACGGTTGATTCTTTGGGAGATACGACATATGTCGAAAAGAAGTGCGTCGATGGATTTTTGAATGATTGGAATTATCCTTATGATAGTATCAGAAACGCGTGCGATACGCTGTACTATCCTGAAGAACATATGGGAAGTTTGCCGTATTTTAAATATTGGACATGGAACTATGCAGATTATGCTACGCAGATTAATCAAAGTGCGTATAAAGGAGTCTGCCCGGATGGATGGAGAATGCCGACGTTTAACGATTGGAAAGCTTTGCTGAAAAATATGAGTAAAGCGTATGGCTTTGATGGTGTCGGAACAATTGTTCTGTATGACGAGGCGGCGACTGGTTTTGGTTTGAAAAATAATGTTGCCATTAAATTGTATGACTCAGATCGTGTCCGTGTTGGGGTGAATTCAGGGTTTTATAACAATTTCCTCGTCGCTGATATTCCAATGTATGTTTTTGAGGTCTTCGAGTATTTCATGAAGGGCGAAAGCTTGGGCATTGAAATGGGAGATCTGAGATATCCTTTGGATGTCTATGAGGATTATCTGGAACATCCGGAAAATCGAGGGCGAGGCCCGGATCTTCCGTTCTTGTGGAACGATCCTTATGCTCCTTATATGATGGGTGCTGTGCGCTGCATAAAAGAATAA
- a CDS encoding GSCFA domain-containing protein translates to MDFFTKIDIPAADWQIDYNSRLAFFGSCFADNISAQFASRKFNVLANPFGTVYNPLSAAMQIKAIANGKIFGEADVFQDMRLGVSESRNEIRGPWHCWNAHGSLSAATREECIAKLNAATQEAREFLQKADVVFITLGTAFVYFLKESGIAVSNCHRQNPNLFIRKMISVDHATEALKSIVRDLLKLKNDRIIPPSARNDEQGKNREFHIVFTVSPLRHLSDGAHENTLSKATLQLAIEKVIREIVTESATTISYFPSYEIVMDELRDYRFYDDDMIHLSKTAEGYIFERMAETYCDGKTLEDIKQVEKFLKSANHRIQDVNSPATAAFLQKMHSEAQKLERQIEGLKL, encoded by the coding sequence ATGGACTTTTTTACGAAAATCGATATTCCGGCTGCTGATTGGCAGATTGACTACAATTCTAGGCTCGCATTTTTCGGATCTTGCTTTGCCGACAACATCTCGGCACAGTTTGCATCGCGAAAATTCAACGTTTTAGCAAATCCGTTCGGGACGGTTTACAATCCGCTTTCAGCGGCGATGCAGATTAAAGCGATTGCAAACGGGAAAATTTTTGGAGAGGCGGACGTTTTCCAGGACATGCGATTGGGCGTTTCGGAGAGCCGCAACGAGATTCGCGGCCCTTGGCATTGCTGGAACGCACACGGCTCGCTCTCGGCAGCAACTCGTGAAGAATGTATTGCAAAATTGAACGCAGCCACGCAAGAAGCTCGAGAGTTTTTGCAGAAAGCCGACGTCGTGTTTATCACGCTCGGAACCGCGTTCGTGTACTTTTTGAAGGAGAGCGGCATCGCCGTTTCGAATTGCCACAGGCAAAATCCAAACCTGTTTATTCGCAAGATGATTTCTGTAGACCACGCCACCGAAGCGCTGAAAAGCATCGTGCGGGATTTACTGAAGTTAAAAAATGACCGAATCATTCCGCCTTCGGCTCGCAATGACGAGCAAGGCAAGAATCGCGAATTTCACATTGTCTTTACGGTTTCGCCGTTACGGCATTTAAGCGATGGCGCACACGAGAACACGCTATCGAAAGCGACTTTGCAACTTGCGATAGAGAAGGTCATCAGAGAAATCGTCACAGAGTCTGCGACGACCATCAGTTATTTCCCGAGTTACGAGATCGTGATGGACGAGCTGCGCGACTACCGTTTTTACGATGATGACATGATTCATTTGTCAAAGACGGCGGAAGGCTACATTTTCGAGCGCATGGCAGAAACTTACTGCGACGGGAAAACGCTTGAAGACATCAAGCAGGTCGAAAAGTTCTTGAAAAGCGCGAACCACCGCATACAAGATGTTAATTCGCCCGCCACGGCGGCGTTCTTGCAAAAGATGCACTCCGAAGCCCAAAAACTCGAAAGACAAATCGAAGGGCTGAAATTATAA
- a CDS encoding FISUMP domain-containing protein, with amino-acid sequence MNYSKFSGQFVCKMAMLLAFMFAACSETDSGNNVAGGTVEETGVYAMAGRIGNVYPSMLSARTSSGQEISWSAENDVTVKKGSVVTLFELDSVTLDTTGNYVIDTVLSDDGKFSFENIAFHSPYVLVSVLESCGSIECGREELKYYRSDIYFSDDYDQIEYSRMLSAVIDLRKSENVSINILTHMKSPVVRGLVASGSSFDEANVEAERLVLENYGIYKKLGRFESLDSAENEELAFVRQLVQEYAGLDTNVVPNHDNLEMLIEQYWNVPPKVYASEGKEQMYWNTIKMLKYKLGYWAKKMGHAQCTEKNEGEMFELNQYEYNSSMIVCRSGEWVPGYKSIEYTTGELVDARDGKVYKTVTYDINGKTQTWMAEDLDYTGAISASGDSLKADLLERSVCFDKKESERRTYERNSSCEASSREYRWEAAMNLDKESVRFLAVDSSSDTAYMPDTCMYSYKVMADSEAAWHAISCSSPEEECLGNLWWDAAGTGYCAAIFEENGGLGAWNWNYAELIPEFNSSSYQGICPDGWRIPNKSDWETLRQYIVEQYGVDTARVGAVLADEVGFGFGMKDDLHPYHGDGDWMIVAPIRSYIVAPDFQDGPFAGASGVLIGDRMSYSYWPADSYYYVFDPYFVRCIKD; translated from the coding sequence ATGAATTACTCAAAATTTAGCGGACAGTTTGTCTGCAAAATGGCGATGCTGCTCGCCTTTATGTTTGCAGCGTGCTCGGAAACGGATTCAGGAAACAATGTTGCCGGTGGCACCGTCGAAGAGACTGGCGTCTATGCCATGGCGGGCCGTATTGGAAATGTTTATCCGAGTATGTTGTCGGCGAGGACTAGTAGCGGACAGGAAATTTCCTGGAGTGCCGAAAACGATGTTACTGTAAAGAAGGGCTCTGTTGTCACATTGTTCGAGCTGGATTCCGTAACGCTTGATACGACCGGTAACTACGTTATAGATACCGTTTTGAGCGATGACGGTAAATTCTCTTTTGAAAACATTGCCTTCCATAGTCCGTATGTGTTAGTGTCCGTGCTGGAATCTTGCGGTAGTATAGAGTGTGGTCGAGAAGAACTGAAATATTACCGGAGTGATATCTACTTTAGTGATGATTACGATCAAATTGAGTATTCAAGAATGTTGAGTGCTGTTATTGATCTGCGTAAATCGGAAAATGTCAGTATCAATATTTTGACTCACATGAAAAGTCCTGTAGTTCGAGGGCTTGTCGCTTCGGGAAGTTCGTTTGACGAGGCGAATGTGGAGGCCGAACGTCTGGTTCTTGAAAATTATGGAATATATAAGAAACTGGGCCGCTTTGAAAGCCTCGACAGTGCAGAAAATGAGGAACTTGCATTTGTAAGACAACTGGTCCAGGAATATGCAGGGCTAGATACGAATGTGGTTCCTAATCACGATAATCTGGAAATGCTGATTGAACAATATTGGAATGTTCCTCCTAAGGTTTACGCGTCTGAAGGTAAGGAACAGATGTATTGGAATACGATAAAGATGCTGAAATACAAGCTTGGCTATTGGGCGAAGAAAATGGGACACGCCCAGTGTACAGAGAAAAATGAAGGAGAAATGTTTGAACTGAACCAATATGAATATAATTCCTCGATGATCGTGTGCCGTTCGGGTGAATGGGTGCCTGGTTATAAGTCAATCGAGTATACGACGGGTGAACTTGTCGATGCTCGCGATGGAAAGGTTTATAAAACCGTCACGTACGATATCAATGGAAAAACGCAAACGTGGATGGCGGAAGATTTGGATTATACGGGAGCGATTTCTGCATCGGGAGATTCTCTCAAGGCGGATTTGCTTGAACGCTCGGTTTGCTTTGATAAAAAGGAATCGGAACGCAGGACATATGAAAGAAATTCGAGCTGCGAAGCTAGTAGCCGCGAGTACCGTTGGGAAGCCGCGATGAATCTTGACAAGGAATCGGTGCGGTTCTTGGCAGTCGATTCTTCGAGTGATACGGCCTATATGCCGGATACGTGTATGTATTCGTATAAGGTGATGGCCGACAGCGAAGCCGCTTGGCATGCGATTTCCTGTAGTTCGCCAGAAGAAGAATGCTTAGGAAATTTGTGGTGGGACGCTGCTGGCACGGGGTACTGCGCTGCCATATTTGAAGAAAATGGTGGCTTGGGTGCGTGGAACTGGAACTATGCGGAGCTGATTCCTGAATTTAATTCTTCGTCTTATCAGGGAATTTGCCCCGATGGCTGGCGAATTCCGAATAAAAGCGATTGGGAAACCCTGCGTCAGTATATAGTGGAACAGTATGGAGTGGATACGGCTAGAGTGGGCGCGGTCCTTGCCGATGAAGTCGGTTTCGGGTTTGGGATGAAGGACGATTTACACCCATACCATGGAGATGGTGATTGGATGATTGTGGCTCCGATTCGTTCCTATATTGTGGCTCCTGATTTTCAGGATGGTCCTTTTGCTGGCGCGAGCGGAGTCCTAATTGGCGATAGGATGAGTTATAGCTATTGGCCTGCGGATTCTTACTACTATGTCTTTGATCCGTATTTTGTCCGTTGCATCAAGGACTAA
- a CDS encoding methionine ABC transporter ATP-binding protein, producing MQLRLEHLNKTYTTKRASVTAVKDVSLDFPDNSIIGIIGKSGAGKSSLLRLASLLETPDRGEVYYDGVRVDHLPKKELNRRRLEIGMIFQNFNLFSSRTAGKNVAFPLELAGWNRRDIDARVKEMLALVGLEDREKSPITTLSGGQKQRVAIARALAPRPNILFCDEATSALDPQTTHEILDLIKKIHAGMNLTVVMITHQMEVVRDACQYVAVVDKGYVIETGAVSDVFRSPRHEITREFLSNIRREEITVDSAIAYLQAQGYEVNKR from the coding sequence ATGCAGCTTAGGCTCGAACATCTCAATAAAACATACACGACAAAACGCGCAAGCGTCACGGCAGTCAAGGATGTTTCCCTTGATTTTCCTGATAATTCCATCATCGGCATTATCGGCAAGAGCGGGGCTGGCAAATCTTCGCTGTTGCGGCTTGCGAGTTTGTTGGAAACTCCCGATAGGGGTGAGGTCTATTACGATGGCGTTCGTGTGGACCATTTGCCAAAAAAAGAGCTGAACCGCCGTAGGCTCGAAATCGGAATGATTTTCCAGAATTTTAATTTGTTCAGTTCTCGCACGGCAGGCAAGAATGTGGCGTTCCCGCTGGAACTTGCAGGCTGGAACCGCCGCGATATCGACGCTCGCGTCAAAGAGATGCTTGCGCTTGTGGGCCTTGAAGACCGCGAGAAGTCGCCGATTACAACACTTTCGGGTGGTCAAAAACAGCGCGTGGCGATTGCACGTGCCTTGGCGCCGCGGCCGAACATTCTTTTTTGCGACGAAGCGACGAGTGCGCTCGACCCGCAGACGACTCACGAAATTCTGGACTTGATTAAGAAAATCCACGCAGGAATGAATCTCACAGTGGTGATGATTACGCACCAGATGGAAGTGGTGCGCGATGCTTGCCAATATGTCGCTGTTGTAGACAAAGGTTACGTTATCGAGACGGGGGCGGTGTCGGATGTTTTCCGTTCACCCAGGCACGAAATCACTCGTGAATTTTTGTCGAACATCCGTCGCGAAGAAATCACAGTGGATTCCGCTATCGCTTATTTGCAGGCTCAAGGTTACGAGGTGAACAAAAGATGA
- a CDS encoding TIGR02147 family protein has translation MKEILEYTDYRQYIADYYADRKAKTAFSWQEFAKTAGFSSPVYLKYVSEGRFNLSEDAATRTAQAMCLADYEREFFVEMVKFDHAKNDSEKRAAFSKMVSIAESRKAKIVDGESFRFFEDWKNPVLRELAPAMPGAKPLAMAHACRPEVSAAEISESLSFLVKANLLQKDKDGNYAQTDKVVTTGPMEFTPLAVRGLHRQMGEFALDAIEGVPQDERHFSGLTLGITREAYEKIVQRIAEFRKDIIAIATSETATEEVYRLNVQFFPMTKKSVKKD, from the coding sequence ATGAAAGAAATACTTGAATATACGGACTACCGCCAGTATATTGCAGATTACTATGCCGATCGAAAGGCGAAGACTGCATTTTCTTGGCAGGAGTTTGCCAAAACGGCGGGATTCTCTTCGCCGGTCTATCTTAAATATGTGAGCGAGGGCCGCTTTAACTTGAGCGAAGATGCTGCAACTCGCACGGCGCAGGCAATGTGTCTTGCTGATTACGAACGCGAGTTCTTTGTCGAGATGGTCAAGTTTGACCATGCGAAGAACGATAGCGAAAAACGCGCCGCGTTTAGCAAGATGGTCTCAATCGCGGAATCCCGCAAGGCGAAAATCGTCGATGGAGAATCCTTCCGCTTTTTTGAAGATTGGAAAAATCCGGTGCTCCGTGAACTCGCCCCTGCGATGCCGGGTGCAAAGCCTTTGGCAATGGCGCATGCTTGCCGCCCTGAAGTTTCGGCAGCTGAAATTTCTGAGTCGCTGAGTTTTTTGGTCAAGGCAAATTTGCTTCAAAAAGACAAAGACGGGAACTACGCCCAAACCGACAAAGTCGTGACGACTGGTCCGATGGAATTCACTCCGCTTGCCGTTCGCGGATTGCACCGCCAAATGGGCGAGTTTGCACTCGACGCAATTGAAGGCGTCCCGCAAGATGAACGCCATTTCTCGGGTCTTACACTTGGTATCACTCGTGAAGCGTACGAAAAAATCGTGCAGAGGATTGCCGAATTTCGCAAGGACATCATTGCGATTGCGACAAGTGAAACTGCAACGGAAGAAGTCTACCGTCTGAACGTGCAGTTCTTCCCGATGACAAAAAAGAGTGTTAAAAAGGACTAG